Below is a genomic region from Brassica rapa cultivar Chiifu-401-42 chromosome A08, CAAS_Brap_v3.01, whole genome shotgun sequence.
CCCATGATTTGATTTGGGAGGCTAATTTTTTTCAGGGGCTCTTGATGATCGCACATAGAAAGCTGAATCTGGCGCACATATTTTTCGAATGTTCAACATGGATGACCAATGTTTTTCTTCAAGATGTAATCAAAGAAATCAATAAAGACAATTTAAAGATTTGCCTCTTGACATGTATTTCACTGATGTTTGTCTTTTCGAGCTGTTATGGTTACCCAAAATGCAGGATGGATGTTTGAGTATGGAGAATATGTTGCGATGATGTAAAAGGGAAATGCTGGTGTCAAGAGACATGAATGAGAAATAGCCTAAACATCAACATGAGAAATGTGTAGGCACATACACAATACCCACATCAGCGTCTTTGGAACATTTACCGTTGTGGCTGCTAATGTTTGTAATCTTGAACTACAGAGAAGGCTGCAAGTGAAACAGGATTCAGTGATTCATAGGTGCAAGAAGGCAGTTGAATCTTTAGAAGGTTTAAgtttaaaatgtaaaagaaaaaccaATGTCTCATCATCATTAGTTGTGAGGACTATTTCAAATGTCTCTGTTTTATTTGTAACAACAGTTACAAGTTTGGTAAGTTTTGTTTAATCTTCATTCTTCAAATCTTTGACCTTTTTGGGTTTTTGAGAGAAAACCAGCTACCATTAGAGCACAGTTGTTATACAACTTATGTGACctataatacatattttttttctctaatacatatttttttgtcaaggcTCTAatacatattttcatattttactttatatagTTACACAACAACAACGAGtctaatataaagtaaaaaactaATGTTCTTCACGCAGAGGTCCATCTTTTTCATTTTGATCATGTTCCTTTTCTCAGTACAGATTTTTACTTTAATAAATTcgtcatttatatatatatatgttttcttatattttcttcaAATATACTACTCAACTCTTTTTATTAGTGTATCCTCTACCAAACataatcttatttttaatatatgctGAATTTGAAATTTAAGGTTTAAAATGTTTCTATACGCAAAATCCTAAATCTAActcttaatgttttatatttctactataaaattaaaatagttaataaatAATAGTTTTAGTGTAAACTaatccgcccgtagggcgggcaaACCCCTagtatataataagatttttattaaactaaccataaatacattattaatgtgatgCATTacttccttaaataaaattacggaattgcctaatatggttaaagtatatatatgacaattaattattttgaataataaagatttgataaaagtAAGTgtgtcttatattatatttgtttaattttaaactattaaaataaattaaacaaccatagtaaccatataataaaaattaatttttttctttatatgttatattttgaatttttaaaaacgagtataaattactaaaactgtcaaaagtttcacattcaaattttgtgatccatagtttgaattttttgttatgacatgatacaaataattaaaaaatcatataagttgaaagtttcatttaataagtattaaaataaaagatataggaatatatgtatatatatatatattaatcccacagtaaaaattttggtatcagtaatttaagttttttgctataacagatacaaatgataaaaaatatgagcaaaatgcattatctaataaatattaatattaaaatatactatatatatgttactatcatttaaatttaattatataccatatcaaatagaaaaaaatattttttggattaataaaatttatttatatgtttgcaccaatttaattatataagtaatagttactgattttttaattattcaatatatatttattatttcataatatgttagaaacatataatatataaaatagattttatatataatatttattccgcGCCTTCTCTTAACCTAGTTAGGTAACTATTTCTGTCTCGTGATTCCAGAAAacgattattttttttgtggaaaaatACTCTCGTCTGAATCTTgcataaaaatttatgaaatgcATATGCAAACATATTGTCGTATCACATTATCTACATATATATCTAACATGCATCTCTTTTGATGCAAAAATACGAACTAATATCCATGGATTCCAACGAATCCCGCGAGGCCAGCTGCCCCAATGGCACCAGTGATGCATCCTAATATGCGAATAAGCGATCTTATTAATCAGGAATCGAAGGATTGGGATGTGGGCTTATTGGAGAACTATGTTCATCCTGATGACATACCATTCATTAGGAGTTTGGTCATAAGCTCAACTCATCGTCGAGACTCTTACTGCTGGAACTTCACAAAGAATGGTCAGTACACGGTCAAGTCTGGATATTGGGTGGCTCAGAATTTATTGAATAAAACAGAGGAAAGGGAAGTTTTGGACCCAAGTATTACCAAGCTCCAAACGTTTGCGTGGAAACTGAAGGCTCCTACGAaaatatgtcatcttatatggcaattgtTAACTGGTCATGTGGCAGTAACAAGGAACCTGGTAAGACGCAATATGAGATGTGATAACTACTGCCCAAGATGTGGAGAAGCAGAGCAGACTGTCACACATGCAATTTTTGAATGCCCACCAGCTCTTCAAGTTTGGTCTTTAGCTTCGACTCCGACCAGCCCGAACATCTTTCCAGTATCGAGCATCTACACGAATATGGACTATCTCTTTTGGAGGAAAAATAGCATTATTGAGCCTGATCGTGATAGGGACCCTTATCCCtggatattatggtacatttggaaggctaGGAATGAGAAACTCTTCAGGGGCATAGATCGAGATCCTTTGGAGTTAGTCCGACATGCGGAGAGCGAATGTCAAGCCTGGTTTGATGCTAATGATGTGGTACAACCTGTAACACAAGATATTACAAATGAGGAGCCCCAAGCCATAAGCTTGGGAAATATTTGCTTgctagatggatcttggacgTCTTATGCTTTCCGGATTTTAAAATCGCTCACGTCCCACGGGCAGGCAATCAGACGGCTGACTTTTTGGCTAAGACTACTAGATCCTTCCATAGGGagttatgttttattggttgttctattccggtttggttacccaggccacctcaagtttgagtaatagaatagcctttcgacgtcaaaaaaaaaaaatacgaactaattaattttttttttacggcCAGCTGTGTTTCATTGGCAAGCATATCTCGcctagtaaaactttataacactccctaaattggttgactaaccagtataaaatcgttattctctagaaaaacagagacaacaaaggttccaaacctcattgaccttcatcatatgttagtgtagGATGTAACTATgatttaaaatagaatttttacttttttgaatttttctcaaaatctataggttaacccctacaaaaatatttaatttttcggtaaattttctatatactgaagcctatgatttttattgtagttttaattttttaaacatattctacatttgtattaatgtatattaaactctctttaatggtacatggacatcgtttaaattttttgtcaattaatttagtaaaacttcataatactctctaaattagtTCACTAGctacgataaaatcgctattccctagaaaaacggagacaacaaaggtttcagacctctttgactttcatcatatgctagtgaaggatgtaactatgcattaaaatataattttccttttttaaattttttttcaaaatctacgGGTGttaccctacgaaaatatttaatttttcggtaaatactctatatactgaagcctatgatttttagtgtagttttaaaattttaaaacacattctacatttgtattaatgtatattaaactctctttaatggtacatgggcatcatttaatttttttgtcaattaatttagtaaaatttcataatactctctaaaatggtggaataaccactataaaaccgctattctctagaaaaacggagacaacaaaggttccaaacatctttgaccttcatcatatgttagtgaaggatgaaactttgcattaaaatataatttatatatatttttattttttctcaaaaactatGGGTTAagccctacgaaaatatttaagttttcggtaaatgctctatatactgaagcctatgatatttagtatagttttaaaattattaaacacattctacatttgtattaatgtatattaaactctctttaatggtacatgggcatcatttaaatgttttgtcaatgaatttagtaaaacttcataatactccctaaattggttgattaACCACTGtgaaatcgctattctctagaaaaacatagacaacaaaggttccaaacctctttgaccttcataatatgttagtgaaagatgcaactatgcattaaaatataattttcatttttttgaatttttctcaaaatctatgggtttaaccctacgaaaatatttaatttttcggtaaatgctctatacactgaagcctatgatttttagtgtagttttaaaattgtaaacacaatctacatttgtattaatgtatattaaactctctttaatgatacatgggcatcatttaaatgatttgtcaattaatttagtaaaacttcataatacttcttaaattagttgactaaccactataaaatcgttattctctaaaaaaacggagacaacaaagattccaaacctatttgactttcatcatatgttagtgaacgATGTAACTAttcattaaaatagaatttttagtttttgattttttctcaaaatctatgggttaacccctacgaaaatatttaatttttcggtaaatgctctatatactaaagcctgtGATTTTTTGTGTAGTTTTAAACGTTGTCCATGTactatgaaagagagtttaatatacattaatacaactgtaagtgaaggatgcaactatgcattaaaataaaattttcatttttgcgattgtttctcaaaatctatgggttaaccccctacgaaaatatttaatttttcggtaaatgctctatatactgaagcctatgatttttagtgtattttaaaattttttaaacacattctacattgtattaatatataataaactctctttaatggtatatgggcatcgtttaaatgttttgttaattaatttattaaaacttcataatactccctaaattagatCACtagccactataaaattgctattctttagaaaaacggagacaacaaaggttccaaacctctttgactttcatcatatgttagtgaatgatttaactatgcattaaaatagaattttcatttttttgaatttgtttcaaaatttatgggtgttaccctacgaaaatatttaatattttggtaaatgctctatatattgaagcctatgatttttagtgtagttttaaaattttaaaacacattctacatttgtattaatgtatagtaaaatctctttcatggtacatggtcatagtttaaattttttgtcaattaatttagtaaaacttcataatactccctaaattggttgactaaccactatgaaatcgctattctctagaaaacagagacaacaaatgttCTAAACCtatttgaacttcatcatatgttagagAAGGATGtaactatacattaaaatagaattttcattttttttaattttctcaaaatctacggtttaacccctacgaaaatatttaatttttcggtaaatgctctatatactgaaacctatgatttttattgtagtttcaaaatttttaaacacattctacatttgtattaatatatattaaactctttttaatGGTATATGGgcatcatttaatttttttgtcaattaatttaataaaacttcataatactccataaactGGCGGAATAACCACTAAAAAACcgctattccctagaaaaacagggacaacaaaggttccaaacgtctttgactttcatcatatgttagtgaaggatgcaactatgcattaaaatagaatttacattttttttttctcaaaaactatGGGTTAagccctacgaaaatatttaatttttcggtaaatgctctatatactgaagcctatgatatttagtgtagttttaaaattattcaacacattatacatttgtattaatgtatattaaactctctttaatggtacatgagcatcatttaaatgttttgtcaatgaatttagtaaaacttcataatactccgtaaattggttgactaaccactatgaaatcgctattctctagaaaaacagagacaacaaaggttccaaacctcttaaccttcataatatgttagtgaaggatgcaactatacattaaaatataattttcatttttttgaatttttctcaaaatctattggttaacccctacgaaaatatttaatttttcggtaaatgctctatatactgaagcctatgatttttagtgtagttttaaaaattttaaacacattctacatttgtattaatgtatattaaactctatttaatGGTACAAGGGCATCGTCTAAATgatttgtcaattaatttagtaaaacttcataatactccttaaattagttgactaaccaatataaaatcgttattctctaaacaaacagagacaacaaaggttccaaacctctttgactttcatcatatgttagtgaatgatgtaactatgcattaaaatataatttttatttttttgattttttctcaaaatctatgggttaacccctaccaaaatatttaatttttcggtaattgctctatatactgaagcctatgatattttgtgtatttttaaaacttttaaacacattctacatttttattaatgtatattaaactctctttaatggtacatgagcatcgtttaatttttttttgtaaattaatttagtaaaacttcataataatccctaaattggtggaataaccactataaaaccgCTATTtcctagaaaaacggagacaacaaaggttccaaacgtctttgaccttcatcatatgttagtgaaagatgcaactatgcattaaaatagaatttacaatttttttattttttctcaaaaactatGGGTTAagccctacgaaaatatttattttttcggtaaatgttctatatactgaagcctatgatatttagtgtagttttaaaattattaaacacattatacatttgtattaatgtatattaaactctctttaatggtacatgggcatcgtttaaatgttttgtcaatgaatttagtaaaactcataatactccctaaattttTTGACTAACCACTGtgaaatcgctattctctagaaaaacatagacaacaaaggttctaaacctctttgaccttcataatatgttagtgaaggatacaactatgcattaaaatagaattttcatttttttgaatttttctcaaaatctatgggttacccctacgaaaatatttaatttttcggtaaatgctctatatactgaagcctatgatttttagtgtagttttaaaatttttaaacacattatacatttgtattaatttatattaaactctctttaatggttaATGAGCATCTCTTAAAcgatttgttaattaatttagtaaaacttcataatacttcttaaattagttgactaaccactataaaatctctattctctagaaaaacagagacaacaaaggttccaaacctctttgaccttcataatatgttagtgaaggataaaactatgcattaaaatagacttttcatttttttgaatttttctcaaaatctatgggttaaccctacgaaaaatatttaatttttcggtaaatgctctatatactgaagcctatgatttttttgTGTAGTTTTAAACGTTTTCCATGTactatgaaagagagtttaatatacattaatacaactATTAGTTaagaatgcaactatgcattaaaataaaattttcattttttcgattgtttctcaaaatctatgggttaaccccctacaaaaatatttaatttttcgataaatgctctatatactgaagcctatgatttttagtgtattttaattttttttaaacacattctaaatttgtattaatgtataataaactctctttaatggtacatgagcatcgtttaaatgttttgtcatttaatttattaaaacttcataataatcCCTAAATTAGTTCACtagccactataaaatcgcaattctctagaaaaacggagacaacaaaggttccaaacctctttgacttttatcatatgttagtgaaggatgtaactacgcattaaaatacaattttaagttttttgaatttttctcaaaatctacggGTGttaccctacgaaaatatttaatttttcggtaaatactttTTATACTGAAGCTTGTGGTTTTTAGtgtagtttttaaattttaaaacacattctacatttctattaatgtatattaaactctctttcatgatacatgggcaacatttaatttttttgtcaattaatttagtaaaacttcataatactccataaattggttgactaaccactatgaaatcactattctctagaaaaacagacaacgaaggttccaaacctctttgaccttcatcatatgtaagTGAAGGAtttaactatgcattaaaatataattttcatttttttgaaattttctcaaaatctatgggttaacccttacgaaaatatttaatatttcggtaaatgctctataaactaaagcctatgatctttagtgttcttttaaaatttataaacatattttacttttgtattaatgtatattaaagtctctttcatggtacatggtcatagtttaaattttttgtcaattaatttagtaaaactttataatactccttaaattagTTCACtagccactataaaatcgctattccctagaaaaacggtgacaacaaaggttccaaacctctttgaccttcatcatatgttagtgaaggatgcaactatacattaaaataaaatttttattttttttgaaattttctcaaaatctatgagttataaccccctacggaaatatttaatttttcggtaaatgctttatatactgaagcctatgatttatagtgtattttaaaattttttaaacagattctacatttgtattaatgcatattaaactctctttattagtacatgggtatcgtttaaatgttttgtcaattaatttagtaaaacatcataatactccctaaattagttgactaaccactataaaatcgttattctttagaaaacagagacaacaaatgttccaaacctctttgaccttcatcatatgttagagagggatgtaactatgcattaaaatagaatttttatttttttgaatttttctcaaaatctacgggttaacccctacgaaaatatttaatttttcggtaaatgctctatatactgaaacctatgatttATTGtagtttcaaaaattttaaacacattctacatttgtattaatgtatattaaactctctttaatggtacatgggcatcgtttaaattttttgtcaattaatttaataaaacttcataatactccctgaactggtggaataaccactataaaaccgttattctctagaaaaacggggacaacaaaggttccaaacgtttttgactttcatcatatgttagtgaaggatgcaactatgcattaaaatagaatttacattttttttttaattatgggTTAAGCcctacaaaaataattaatttttcggTTAATGCTCTATATACCAAAGCCTACgatttttagtgtagttttaaaattatcaaacacattctacatttgtattaatgtatattaaattttctttactGGTACATGGTACATGAACATCGTATAAATGTTTTGTCAATGAATTTAGTAAAACtccataatactccataaattggttgactaaccactgtgaaatcgctattctctagaaaaacagagacaacaaaggttccaaacctctttagagTGTCAAGGAAACTTAAGCTGCTTAAAAAAGATATTAGAGAGTTCAGCAAAGAAAATTATTCTGGTATTGAAAATCGCACTAAAGAAGCTCATGAAGCTCTTTGCTCGGCTCAGAATCTCATGCTTCTCTCTCCTTCTATCACTAATGCCGAAGCTGAGCTGGAGGCTATGCAGAAATGGATTGCTCTCTCTCAAGCTGAAGAGGCGTTCTTCCTCCAACGTTCGAGAGTTCAATGGACGGGATTAGGGGACAGCAGTACTCGGTTCTTTCATAAAATGGTG
It encodes:
- the LOC103832542 gene encoding uncharacterized protein LOC103832542 isoform X2, which gives rise to MKSVSTINWAICKAIDLLEMLKREEEMLSAIKEKQLKGLLMIAHRKLNLAHIFFECSTWMTNVFLQDDGCLSMENMLR
- the LOC103832542 gene encoding uncharacterized protein LOC103832542 isoform X1, producing MKSVSTINWAICKAIDLLEMLKREEEMLSAIKEKQLKGLLMIAHRKLNLAHIFFECSTWMTNVFLQDVIKEINKDNLKICLLTCISLMFVFSSCYGYPKCRMDV